A single genomic interval of Dromaius novaehollandiae isolate bDroNov1 unplaced genomic scaffold, bDroNov1.hap1 HAP1_SCAFFOLD_31, whole genome shotgun sequence harbors:
- the LOC135325552 gene encoding class I histocompatibility antigen, F10 alpha chain-like: MGPGLLLVLALLQGGGGPHSLRYFNTAVTEPSPGLPTFVSVGYVDGELIDRYNSETQRVVPGAAWMEQEGQDHWDEETRINQDCQETFRVYLDMLQKRYNQSGGYHTVQRTYGCDLLEDGGTRGFMQLGYDGKDFIAFDKDMLTFVTADAAALITKRKWEAENEPERWKHYLENSCIEGLRRYVEHGRAALVRRPAVRVSAKESHGFVTLSCRAHGFYPWPISISWLKKGRIQAQETKRGSVTPNGDGTYHAWASIEGLPAEKHEYQCCMEHASLPEPGLFSCEPPSSLLPIVLGAVIAVVVVIAVWKSRWGRKEQGYVIAKGSNAAI; encoded by the exons atggggccggggctgctgctggtgctggcgctgctgcaggggggcggcg gcccccactccctgcgctacttcaacaccgccgtgacggagcccagcccggggctgcccaccttcgtctccgtgggctacgtggacggggagctcatcgatcgctacaacagcgagacgcagagagtggtgccgggcgcggcctggatggagcaggagggtcaggaccactgggacgaggagacccggatcaatcaggactgtcaggagactttccgtgtgtacctggacatgctgcagaagcgctacaaccagagcgggg ggtatcacacagtgcagcgcacgtacggctgtgacctcctggaggatggcgggacccgggggtttatgcagcttggctacgacgggaaggacttcatcgcctttgacaaggacatgctgacattcgtcacggcggatgctgctgcgctaatcacgaagaggaagtgggaggctgagaatgagcctgagcgctggaagcactacctggagaacagctgcatcgaggggcTGCGGAGATACGTGGAGCACGGGAGGGCCGCGctggtgagg cgccccgcggtgagagtgtcggccaaggagagccacggcttcgtgaccctgtcgtgccgggctcacggcttctacccgtggcccatcagcatcagctggctgaaaaagggccgcatccaagcccaggagaccaagcgggGCAGCGTCACGCCCAATGGCGACGGCACCTACCATGCCTGGGCCAGCATTGAGGGCCTCCCCGcagagaagcacgagtaccagtgcTGCATGGAGCATgccagcctgccggagcccggcctcttctcctgcG agccgccgagctccctgctgcccattgTCCTTGGGGCGGTCATCGCTGTGGTGGTTGTCATCGCggtctggaagagcagatggg ggaggaaggagcaggggtacgTGATTgccaaag gCAGCAATGCCGCCATTTAA
- the LOC135325553 gene encoding olfactory receptor 14A16-like, whose amino-acid sequence MLWEEVSKSLPKVKEQELHYLVATASKADTDYDTPSHFCLLCRFQVQESVTLLDLSCLAVLSSKAQRQQMSNSSSLNEFLLLGFADRRELQLLHFSLFLGIYLAALLGNSLIITAVACDHHLHTPMYFFLLNLSLLDLGFISTTVPKSMANSLWDTRVISYTGCAAQVFFFVFLISAEYCLLTVMSYDRFVAICKPLHYSTLMGSRACVKMAAAAWASGFLYSVLHTGNTFSIPLCQGNTMDQFFCEIPQILKLSCSDVYLREAGLIVVSICLASVCFIFIVLSYVQIFTAVLRIPSEQGQHKAFSMCLPHLAVVSLFVSTVMFAYLKPSSISSPALDLVMSVLYSVVPPAVNPLIYSMRNKELKERSILEPMLFVFVNDLDGGMEWTLSQFINDA is encoded by the exons ATGCTGTGGGAGGAAGTGTcaaaaagccttcctaaagtcaag gagcaggagctccactacctcgtggccactgcaagcaaggctgacactgattatgaCACCCCTagtcatttctgccttctttgcaggttccaggtccaggaaagtgtcacccttctTGACCTGTCCTGCTTAGCTGTGCTC tcctccaaagcgcagaggcagcaaatgtccaacagcagctccctcaatgagttccttcTCCTGGGCTTTGCAGAcaggcgggagctgcagctcttgcacttctcgctcttcctgggcatctacctggctgccctcctgggcaacagcctcatcatcacagctgtagcctgtgaccaccacctccacacccccatgtacttcttcctcctcaacctctccctcctcgacctcgggttcatctccaccactgtccccaaatccatggccaattccctgtgggacaccagagTCATTTCCTacacaggatgtgctgcccaggtctttttctttgtcttcctaatttcagcagagtattgtctcctcactgtcatgtcctatgaccgctttgttgccatctgcaaaccactgcactacagcacactcatgggcagcagagcttgtgtcaaaatggcagcagctgcctgggccagtggtttcctCTATTccgtgctgcacactgggaacacattttccataccactctgccaaggcaacaccatggaccagttcttctgtgaaatcccccagatcctcaagctctcctgctcagacgtctacctcagggaagctgggcttattgtggttagtatctgtttagcttcagtgtgtttcattttcattgtgctgtcctacgtgcagatcttcactgctgtgctgaggatcccctctgagcagggccagcacaaagccttttccatgtgcctcccgcacctggccgtggtctccctgtttgtcagcactgtcatgtttgcctacctgaagccctcctccatctcctccccagctctggatctggtgatgtccgttctgtactcagtggtgcctccagcagtgaaccccctcatctacagcatgaggaacaaggagctcaaggag aggtcaatactggagccaatgctgtttgtctttgtgaatgatttagatggtgggatggagtggactctcagccagttcatcaATGATGCCTAA